One Camelina sativa cultivar DH55 chromosome 3, Cs, whole genome shotgun sequence genomic window carries:
- the LOC104776953 gene encoding uncharacterized protein LOC104776953 isoform X1, with product MKETIRCCIACILPCGALDVIRIVHSNGHVEEISGTITASEVMKAHPKHVLKKPSPPPSDHDERDVISATKIVVVPPEAELQRGKIYFLMPAAKSDKFAGGKIRRDNKSNANNAVKKRSQHHRGGEKCNDENKDKSSEKDLLISDRYLTEILSEKVATQKDRRKGRVGVWRPHLESISEIITVD from the coding sequence ATGAAGGAGACAATAAGGTGTTGCATCGCTTGCATTCTACCGTGCGGAGCTCTTGACGTGATCAGGATCGTTCACTCAAACGGACACGTTGAGGAGATCAGTGGGACGATCACGGCCAGCGAAGTCATGAAGGCTCACCCGAAGCACGTACTCAAGAAACCATCTCCTCCACCGTCCGACCACGACGAGCGTGACGTCATCTCAGCCACAAAGATCGTCGTCGTCCCTCCGGAAGCTGAGCTCCAACGTGGCAAGATTTATTTCCTCATGCCTGCAGCTAAATCTGATAAATTCGCCGGAGGAAAGATCCGCCGGGATAATAAAAGTAACGCAAACAACGCCGTCAAGAAGCGGTCACAGCATCACCGCGGTGGTGAGAAATGTAATGACGAGAATAAAGATAAAAGTTCCGAGAAGGATTTGTTGATCTCTGATCGGTACTTGACGGAGATATTATCGGAGAAAGTGGCGACGCAAAAAGATCGGAGGAAGGGACGCGTCGGCGTGTGGAGACCGCACTTAGAAAGCATATCGGAGATCATAACTGTAGATTGA